The Rhinoraja longicauda isolate Sanriku21f chromosome 15, sRhiLon1.1, whole genome shotgun sequence genome includes a region encoding these proteins:
- the LOC144600733 gene encoding interferon-inducible GTPase 5-like — MGGGSSSQQAAQSETPTFFTQDDLSKLKSDFQTGGVEKIKPMIQNKMKELDKTELNIAVTGETGAGKSTFINTMRGLRGKDEGAAAVGPTETTMEPTGYPHPNLPNVRYWDLPGIGSTRLTASSYLKKMQFKKYDFFIIVSASRFKENDAKLANEIQRLGKRFYFVRSKIDADLNTMKKERKEFDKNAELEIIRSDCLCGLGKVGITDPRVFLISSFEQDQYDFCELNKALEGDLPNIKKRIFVLALPNLSVEIVQKKSELLKKGIWALAILSGSLGAIPVPGVSLACDIPILIGAIIQFRKCLGLNDTSLQRLADRTGKSMEELKAAANSPLLGKITLDIIARIGWGAAIVTVSALELALDFVPVIGSIFGAGSSFLMTFKILRGALKELTESAERVVRVAFDIRT, encoded by the coding sequence tcaaCAGGCGGCTCAGTCTGAGACCCCCACATTCTTCACGCAGGATGACCTCAGCAAACTGAAGTCCGACTTCCAAACGGGTGGTGTGGAAAAGATTAAACCCATGATACAGAATAAAATGAAAGAACTGGACAAGACCGAGCTGAACATCGCCGTGACGGGTGAGACAGGTGCAGGAAAATCCACCTTCATCAACACCATGAGAGGGCTTCGTGGCAAAGATGAGGGAGCGGCTGCGGTTGGCCCCACAGAGACTACAATGGAGCCAACCGGATACCCACATCCCAATCTGCCCAATGTCCGCTACTGGGACCTGCCGGGGATCGGATCTACACGATTAACAGCGAGTTCCTACCTGAagaaaatgcaatttaaaaaatacgATTTCTTCATCATAGTGTCAGCTAGTCGATTCAAAGAGAATGATGCAAAACTTGCCAATGAGATTCAGCGGCTGGGGAAGAGGTTCTATTTTGTTCGCTCGAAGATTGACGCTGACCTTAACACAATGAAGAAGGAACGGAAGGAATTTGATAAAAATGCAGAATTGGAAATAATCCGGAGTGACTGCCTCTGTGGGTTGGGGAAGGTCGGGATCACTGATCCCAGGGTGTTCCTGATATCCAGTTTTGAACAGGATCAGTATGATTTTTGTGAGTTGAATAAAGCACTGGAAGGTGATTTACCAAATATAAAGAAAAGGATCTTTGTCCTggcccttcccaacctcagcgtgGAGATTGTTCAGAAGAAAAGTGAGTTGCTGAAGAAGGGGATCTGGGCATTGGCGATCCTCTCGGGATCATTAGGAGCCATCCCTGTCCCTGGAGTCTCTCTCGCGTGTGACATTCCCATACTGATTGGAGCAATCATCCAATTCAGGAAATGCCTGGGTCTTAATGACACTTCCCTTCAGCGACTGGCCGACAGAACAGGTAAATCCATGGAGGAGCTGAAAGCAGCAGCAAACTCTCCCCTGCTGGGAAAAATAACTCTAGATATAATTGCTAGGATAGGTTGGGGAGCTGCTATTGTGACGGTTTCAGCCCTGGAATTAGCTCTAGACTTTGTCCCAGTCATTGGCTCCATTTTTGGAGCAGGTTCATCGTTTCTCATGACCTTCAAGATCCTGAGAGGTGCGCTGAAGGAACTGACGGAGAGTGCGGAGAGGGTGGTGAGGGTAGCGTTtgacattagaacatag